A region from the uncultured Stenotrophomonas sp. genome encodes:
- the ybaB gene encoding conserved hypothetical protein (Evidence 4 : Homologs of previously reported genes of unknown function; PubMedId : 15322138, 1698765, 2674903), whose amino-acid sequence MRGNIAQMMQQAQKMQENLQKAQEEIAKLEVTGSAGGGMVNVTLTGTKECRKVRIDPSILSDQEMVEDLIAAAFNDASNKIDAESQARMGSATAGMKLPPGMKLPF is encoded by the coding sequence ATGCGCGGCAATATCGCCCAGATGATGCAACAGGCCCAGAAAATGCAGGAAAACCTGCAGAAGGCCCAGGAAGAAATCGCCAAGCTCGAAGTCACCGGCAGCGCCGGCGGCGGCATGGTCAACGTCACCCTCACCGGCACCAAGGAGTGCCGCAAGGTGCGCATCGACCCGAGCATCCTGTCCGACCAGGAAATGGTCGAGGACCTGATCGCGGCGGCGTTCAATGACGCCTCCAACAAGATCGACGCCGAATCGCAGGCGCGCATGGGCTCGGCCACTGCCGGCATGAAGCTGCCGCCGGGCATGAAGCTGCCGTTCTGA
- the recR gene encoding gap repair protein (Evidence 2a : Function of homologous gene experimentally demonstrated in an other organism; PubMedId : 11743007, 12769856, 1698765, 2674903; Product type cp : cell process), whose protein sequence is MSSLLEQLIDAFRVLPGVGQKTAQRMAYHVLERAREGGQRLSVALADAIEKIGHCAQCRDFSETEVCPVCASGSRERQTLCVVESPADRLAIEHATSYRGLYYVLQGRLSPLDGIGPRELGLDQLEARLAQGEVNELIIATNSTVEGEATAHYLAQLARRHGVRPSRLAQGLPLGGELEYVDRGTLSHAFGSRSEIPD, encoded by the coding sequence ATGTCTTCACTCCTCGAACAACTGATCGACGCCTTCCGGGTACTGCCCGGCGTCGGCCAGAAGACCGCGCAGCGCATGGCCTACCACGTGCTCGAACGCGCGCGCGAGGGTGGCCAGCGCCTGTCGGTGGCGCTGGCCGATGCGATCGAAAAGATCGGGCATTGCGCGCAGTGCCGCGATTTCAGCGAAACCGAGGTGTGTCCGGTGTGTGCCAGCGGCAGCCGTGAACGGCAGACCCTGTGCGTGGTGGAGTCGCCGGCCGACCGCCTGGCAATCGAGCATGCCACCAGCTACCGCGGCCTCTACTACGTGTTGCAGGGGCGGTTGTCACCGCTGGATGGCATCGGCCCGCGCGAGCTCGGCCTCGACCAGCTGGAAGCGCGGTTGGCGCAGGGCGAGGTCAACGAGCTGATCATCGCCACCAACTCCACCGTCGAGGGCGAGGCCACCGCGCACTATCTGGCGCAGCTGGCGCGCCGTCACGGCGTGCGCCCGAGCCGGCTGGCGCAGGGCCTGCCGCTGGGCGGCGAGCTGGAATACGTGGACCGCGGCACGCTGTCGCACGCCTTCGGCAGCCGCAGCGAAATCCCCGATTGA
- the hinT gene encoding purine nucleoside phosphoramidase (Evidence 2a : Function of homologous gene experimentally demonstrated in an other organism; PubMedId : 10493123, 15703176, 2162465; Product type e : enzyme), translating to MRNDTLFGKIIRREIPATIVYEDEEVLGFKDIAPQAPVHVLFIPKNELIPTLDDLQPAQAHLIGKLALAAAEYARREGFAGNGYRIVMNCREDAGQTVFHIHLHLLAGAPLGQFGAA from the coding sequence ATGCGCAACGACACCCTTTTCGGCAAGATCATCCGCCGCGAGATCCCCGCCACCATCGTTTACGAGGACGAGGAGGTGTTGGGTTTCAAGGACATCGCCCCGCAGGCGCCGGTGCACGTGCTGTTCATCCCGAAGAACGAGTTGATCCCGACTCTGGACGACCTGCAGCCGGCACAGGCGCACCTGATCGGCAAGCTGGCGCTGGCCGCGGCCGAGTACGCGCGCCGGGAGGGTTTTGCCGGGAACGGCTACCGTATTGTGATGAACTGCCGAGAGGATGCCGGGCAGACCGTGTTCCATATCCACCTGCACCTGCTGGCCGGTGCGCCGCTGGGGCAGTTCGGCGCGGCTTGA
- the slp gene encoding Outer membrane protein Slp, with the protein MTMNIRIFLTLGASLALAACATAPKPLQGQFSTVSPRDSVAQQQTGTPVRWGGRIIETLPGQGETCFQMIARPLNGTGRPSTTAADASDGRFLACRAGFYDPAVFEPGRDVTFIGRIDGYQSTKIGDYDYPLPKIAADVVYLWPVQREVEVVPAYPYGPWGPGWGRWGYYGWW; encoded by the coding sequence ATGACCATGAACATCCGCATTTTCCTGACCCTCGGCGCCAGCCTCGCACTGGCTGCCTGTGCCACCGCCCCCAAGCCGTTGCAGGGGCAGTTCAGCACCGTTTCGCCGCGTGATTCCGTCGCGCAGCAACAGACCGGCACACCGGTGCGCTGGGGTGGACGCATCATCGAAACCCTGCCCGGCCAGGGCGAAACCTGCTTCCAGATGATCGCCCGCCCGCTCAACGGCACCGGCCGCCCGAGCACGACGGCCGCCGATGCCAGCGACGGCCGCTTCCTGGCCTGCCGCGCCGGCTTCTACGACCCTGCGGTGTTCGAACCGGGCCGCGACGTGACCTTCATCGGCCGCATCGACGGCTACCAGTCCACCAAGATCGGCGACTACGACTACCCGCTGCCGAAGATCGCCGCCGACGTGGTCTACCTGTGGCCGGTGCAGCGCGAAGTGGAAGTGGTGCCCGCCTACCCCTACGGCCCGTGGGGTCCGGGCTGGGGCCGCTGGGGCTATTACGGCTGGTGGTAA
- a CDS encoding putative Transglutaminase-like enzymes, cysteine proteases (Evidence 3 : Function proposed based on presence of conserved amino acid motif, structural feature or limited homology), whose translation MNTPPPLPATARGWLLLTTALALLPLLLQLPRVLAAVFAASALAVGALAWRRVLPAPLRLLLVVALLAVIYWQMGATPGRDSGCALLAAMLALKPGELRTLRDARSLLGFALFAPFAAFLLDQGPSSLLLAVAAVIAALLALQRLADADTGTAPLPAPRQLHTVSRLMLMALPLALSAFWLVPRLPTPLWGIPQRAVALPGLSDTMQPGQWLDLMTDDSPALRVQFSGAAPAAEQRYWRGPVLTRFDGRRWSRLDYQRGAPPPPISTGTAQWDYQVEYGASERRELVVLDLPLAAPAETRLDADYTLTSNRPLTTLTRLQLRSAAPVRFQPELPALLRRQALQLPPSFNPRTLALARQWRHDAGDDDAAIVERALQWIRRDFSYTLSTPLPGRHGADEFLFDWKAGFCEHFSSAFVVLMRGAGIPARVVTGYAGGTRNPYGDYWLVRKMDAHAWAEVWLPERGWTRVDPTAAVAPERIRDTLEDRLAQARAGGGTLDLGTRWLQVAQVGDWLRSNWNGMVLSFDARRQQQLLRAFGVERLQPAQLVGLFAAFALLAIGMMAWLLARGERERDPLLRAWHRLDRRYARLGQGRLPHETACHWAARVEAAQPDSGLPALSRRFSDARYAGAGLDSTLLSDLRRHRPQRGARTGA comes from the coding sequence ATGAACACGCCCCCCCCCCTGCCAGCGACCGCGCGCGGCTGGCTGCTGCTGACCACCGCGCTGGCCCTGCTGCCGCTGCTGCTGCAACTGCCGCGCGTGCTGGCCGCCGTGTTCGCCGCCAGCGCGCTCGCAGTCGGCGCACTGGCGTGGCGGCGCGTGCTGCCTGCGCCATTGCGGTTGCTGCTGGTCGTCGCGCTGCTGGCGGTCATCTACTGGCAGATGGGCGCCACGCCCGGCCGCGACAGCGGCTGCGCGTTGCTGGCGGCGATGCTCGCGCTCAAACCCGGCGAGCTGCGCACGCTGCGCGACGCCCGCAGCCTGCTCGGCTTCGCCCTGTTCGCCCCGTTCGCCGCCTTCCTGCTCGACCAGGGGCCAAGCTCCCTGCTGCTGGCGGTGGCCGCGGTGATCGCCGCCCTGCTCGCCCTGCAACGGCTGGCCGACGCCGACACCGGTACCGCACCACTGCCGGCACCGCGCCAGCTGCACACGGTCAGCCGGTTGATGCTGATGGCGTTGCCGCTGGCGTTGTCGGCATTCTGGCTGGTGCCGCGCCTGCCCACGCCGCTGTGGGGCATCCCGCAGCGGGCCGTGGCGCTGCCGGGGTTGTCGGACACGATGCAGCCGGGGCAGTGGCTGGACCTGATGACCGACGACAGCCCGGCGCTGCGCGTGCAGTTCTCCGGCGCCGCACCGGCAGCGGAGCAGCGCTATTGGCGCGGCCCGGTGCTGACCCGTTTCGACGGCCGCCGCTGGAGCCGCCTGGACTACCAGCGCGGCGCGCCGCCCCCCCCCATCAGCACCGGCACGGCGCAGTGGGATTACCAGGTCGAATACGGAGCCAGCGAGCGCCGCGAACTGGTCGTGCTGGACCTGCCGCTGGCCGCCCCGGCCGAAACCCGGCTGGACGCCGACTACACCCTGACCAGCAACCGCCCGCTGACCACGCTGACCCGCCTGCAGCTGCGCTCGGCGGCCCCGGTCCGGTTCCAGCCGGAACTGCCCGCCCTGCTGCGGCGGCAGGCCCTGCAACTGCCGCCCAGCTTCAACCCGCGCACCTTGGCGCTGGCCCGGCAGTGGCGCCATGACGCAGGTGACGACGATGCCGCCATTGTCGAGCGCGCGCTGCAATGGATCAGGCGCGACTTCAGCTACACCCTGAGCACGCCGCTGCCGGGCCGGCATGGCGCCGACGAATTCCTGTTCGACTGGAAGGCCGGCTTCTGCGAGCACTTCAGCTCGGCCTTCGTGGTGCTGATGCGTGGCGCCGGCATCCCCGCGCGCGTGGTCACCGGTTATGCCGGCGGCACCCGCAACCCCTATGGCGACTACTGGCTGGTGCGCAAGATGGACGCGCATGCCTGGGCCGAGGTGTGGCTGCCCGAGCGTGGCTGGACCCGCGTCGATCCCACCGCCGCGGTGGCGCCCGAGCGCATCCGCGACACGCTGGAAGACCGGCTGGCGCAGGCCCGTGCCGGCGGCGGCACGCTTGACCTCGGCACACGCTGGTTGCAGGTGGCGCAAGTGGGCGACTGGCTGCGCAGCAACTGGAACGGCATGGTGCTGTCCTTCGACGCCCGTCGCCAGCAACAGCTGCTGCGCGCGTTCGGCGTCGAGCGGTTGCAGCCGGCGCAACTGGTCGGCCTGTTCGCCGCCTTCGCACTGCTCGCCATCGGCATGATGGCCTGGCTGCTGGCGCGCGGCGAACGCGAGCGCGACCCGCTGCTGCGTGCCTGGCACCGGCTGGACCGCCGTTACGCCCGCCTCGGCCAGGGCCGCCTGCCGCACGAAACCGCCTGCCACTGGGCCGCGCGCGTGGAAGCGGCCCAGCCCGACAGCGGCCTGCCTGCGCTCAGCCGGCGTTTCAGCGATGCACGCTACGCTGGCGCCGGTCTGGACAGCACATTATTGTCGGACCTGCGCAGGCATCGCCCCCAACGCGGAGCACGAACCGGAGCATGA
- a CDS encoding hypothetical protein (Evidence 5 : No homology to any previously reported sequences), translated as MPARAGADARRMKNDRTAVFHGEAARRVAHTDVHHEKRQGERFSRRSRPKSDVRGGAQ; from the coding sequence GTGCCTGCGCGCGCTGGCGCTGATGCCCGCCGCATGAAAAACGACAGGACAGCCGTTTTCCACGGCGAAGCCGCCCGAAGGGTTGCGCACACGGATGTGCACCATGAAAAACGGCAGGGCGAGCGTTTTTCACGGCGGAGCCGCCCGAAGAGTGACGTACGGGGAGGTGCGCAATGA
- a CDS encoding conserved hypothetical protein (Evidence 4 : Homologs of previously reported genes of unknown function), whose translation MPGWLHVQSRRLQLLARPRRPEALPVTLDRHRIYVLPTGFGLFLGGLLAVMLLGALNYNNNPALLLALVLATSALASALHAHLQLSGLRLHALSAEPVAAGTPLRLRLALARDDHRPRRGLQLSYGTASACAHLLQGEQVEADLWLPTERRGWLPLQRIRLSTLQPLGLVRAWGWVWPATPVLVYPAPERDAPPLPDTGNPGTRTRPDPLGDELQQLRPYRHGDARRAIAWKHSARRDSLLVREHERAAGNELLLDWHALGPLPHERRIARLARWVDDAEREGRRYRLLLPGQPPFGPSIGDAHRHQCLRALALMPAA comes from the coding sequence ATGCCCGGCTGGCTGCATGTCCAATCACGGAGGCTGCAGTTGCTGGCGCGTCCGCGCCGGCCCGAGGCGCTGCCGGTCACGCTCGACCGCCACCGCATCTACGTGCTGCCCACCGGCTTCGGCCTGTTTCTCGGCGGACTGCTGGCGGTGATGCTGCTCGGCGCCCTGAACTACAACAACAACCCGGCGCTGCTGCTGGCATTGGTCTTGGCGACCAGCGCACTGGCCAGCGCACTGCATGCACACCTGCAGCTGTCCGGCTTGCGCCTGCACGCACTGTCCGCCGAACCGGTGGCCGCCGGCACACCGCTGCGGCTGCGGCTGGCCCTCGCCCGCGACGATCACCGCCCGCGCCGCGGCCTGCAGTTGTCCTACGGGACGGCCAGCGCCTGCGCGCACCTGCTGCAAGGTGAGCAGGTGGAAGCCGACCTCTGGCTGCCCACCGAGCGGCGCGGCTGGCTGCCGTTGCAGCGCATCCGCCTGTCCACCCTGCAACCACTGGGTCTGGTACGCGCCTGGGGGTGGGTGTGGCCGGCCACTCCGGTGCTGGTCTATCCCGCCCCCGAGCGCGATGCGCCGCCACTGCCCGATACCGGCAATCCCGGCACCCGCACCCGCCCCGATCCACTCGGCGACGAGCTGCAGCAGCTGCGCCCGTACCGCCACGGCGACGCCCGCCGCGCCATCGCGTGGAAACATTCCGCCCGCCGCGACAGCCTGCTGGTGCGCGAGCACGAACGCGCCGCCGGCAATGAACTGCTGCTGGACTGGCACGCCCTCGGCCCGTTGCCGCACGAACGCCGCATCGCGCGGCTGGCGCGCTGGGTCGACGATGCCGAACGCGAGGGCCGCCGCTACCGTCTGCTGCTGCCGGGGCAACCGCCGTTCGGCCCGTCCATCGGCGACGCCCACCGCCACCAGTGCCTGCGCGCGCTGGCGCTGATGCCCGCCGCATGA
- a CDS encoding conserved hypothetical protein (Evidence 4 : Homologs of previously reported genes of unknown function) has protein sequence MSPASTEMLPEVTLQALQRAQAQVNALLLGKADEVRLAFVALLCGGHLLIEDLPGLGKTTLAHAMASALGLQFQRVQFTSDLLPADVLGVSIYEADSRSFRFHPGPVFSNVLLADEINRAPPRTQSALLEAMAEQQVTLDGTTHALPDPFFVIATQNPVDLSGTFPLPDSQLDRFLLRLTLGYPDAATERTLLAGSSRRELIAQTLPCLSEQDIRTLRAAVEQVHASDALVDYVQRLLARSRQHPGIRVGLSPRAGIALLRAARAHALLAGRKHVLPDDVQALFVAVAAHRLVAEAEATAAPALAQAILHGVQVD, from the coding sequence ATGTCCCCGGCATCCACCGAAATGCTACCCGAAGTCACGCTGCAGGCCTTGCAGCGCGCGCAGGCGCAGGTCAACGCCCTGCTGCTGGGCAAGGCCGACGAAGTGCGGCTGGCCTTCGTCGCCCTGCTCTGCGGCGGCCACCTGCTGATCGAGGACCTGCCGGGGCTGGGCAAGACCACCCTCGCCCATGCGATGGCCTCCGCGCTGGGGCTGCAATTCCAGCGCGTGCAGTTCACTTCCGACCTGCTGCCGGCCGACGTATTGGGCGTGTCCATCTACGAAGCGGACAGCCGCAGCTTCCGCTTCCACCCCGGCCCGGTGTTCAGCAACGTGCTGCTGGCCGACGAGATCAACCGCGCGCCACCACGCACGCAGAGTGCACTGCTCGAAGCGATGGCCGAACAGCAGGTCACCCTGGACGGCACCACCCACGCCCTGCCCGATCCGTTCTTCGTCATCGCCACGCAAAACCCGGTGGACCTGTCGGGCACCTTCCCACTGCCTGACTCACAGCTGGACCGTTTCCTGCTGCGGCTCACCCTCGGCTACCCCGACGCCGCCACCGAACGCACCCTGCTGGCCGGCAGCAGCCGCCGCGAGCTGATCGCGCAGACGCTGCCGTGCCTGTCCGAGCAGGACATCCGCACCCTGCGCGCGGCGGTCGAACAGGTGCATGCCAGCGACGCGCTGGTCGATTACGTGCAGCGTCTGCTCGCGCGCAGCCGCCAGCATCCGGGCATACGCGTGGGCCTGTCGCCGCGGGCCGGCATCGCACTGCTGCGCGCGGCGCGGGCGCATGCGCTGCTGGCAGGTCGCAAGCATGTGTTGCCGGACGACGTGCAGGCGCTGTTCGTCGCCGTCGCCGCACACCGGTTGGTGGCCGAGGCCGAGGCCACCGCCGCACCGGCGCTGGCCCAGGCCATCCTGCATGGCGTGCAGGTCGATTGA
- a CDS encoding conserved membrane hypothetical protein (Evidence 4 : Homologs of previously reported genes of unknown function) — MQGEQRARVIFLSLWVIVTAIKAFVAWRLPLFVDEAFYWQEGQHLAAAYSDLPGLTAWLTRLGVEIGGGHRLGLRLPFLLLGALLPWMVVRISARWFGGRIGWLAGSLTLLMPLSATLGILAVPDVPMAFASVLCLWAGAKLLRNVDAGGALLLAAGLLLGALSHYRFIGVIGFGFIALLLLPEGRRMLRDARVWMALTVGIVAWLPLLAWNLGNQDAGLRFQLVERHPWSFQATGLWFLVIQPLLVTPLLCLAMWQVGVAGFRPNHGDTYRVQWRYFALVGGISTLAIFLFGFFTDVERISFHWPLPGYFALLVAAPVVLSRWPRRWRRITWGLASVGLLLALGYYAMAGTSSLREELAGNKFYPRNFAGWRPLAVAVREELADMPADTRVLAGNFKIGAELGFRLGDASIEVLPHALNDKHGRTAQLALWGLVSDGKRSAPRLLVLAPGDQRYRDLLQRYHQVCDLVGPLPPPRVVALDHGNQRFLLFRLPAERQPGPCVTPAMAWINTPLPHAVVGGVVEMQGWAFKDGVGLSGIEVLVDGRVMATADYGAEYDVSGYWKISTDPNHPETGFTARFDTTALAPGKHWLGLRLHGADGSVEDWEEQPFEVPAR; from the coding sequence ATGCAGGGCGAACAGCGGGCGCGGGTGATCTTCCTGTCGCTGTGGGTGATTGTCACCGCGATCAAGGCATTCGTGGCCTGGCGGCTGCCGTTGTTCGTCGACGAGGCGTTCTACTGGCAGGAAGGGCAACATCTGGCCGCAGCCTATTCGGACCTGCCGGGCTTGACCGCGTGGCTGACGCGGCTGGGCGTGGAGATCGGCGGCGGCCACCGGTTGGGCCTGCGCCTGCCGTTCCTGTTGCTGGGCGCGCTGTTGCCGTGGATGGTGGTGCGGATTTCCGCGCGCTGGTTCGGGGGCAGGATCGGTTGGCTGGCCGGCTCGCTGACCCTGCTGATGCCGTTGTCGGCGACGCTGGGCATTCTCGCGGTGCCGGATGTGCCGATGGCATTCGCCTCGGTGCTGTGCCTGTGGGCCGGGGCGAAGCTGCTGCGCAACGTCGATGCCGGTGGTGCGCTGCTGCTGGCTGCCGGGTTGCTGCTCGGGGCGTTGAGCCATTACCGCTTCATCGGCGTGATCGGCTTCGGCTTCATCGCCTTGCTGCTGTTGCCGGAGGGACGGCGGATGCTGCGCGACGCGCGGGTGTGGATGGCGCTGACGGTCGGCATCGTCGCCTGGTTGCCGTTGCTGGCCTGGAACCTGGGCAACCAGGATGCCGGGTTGCGTTTCCAGCTGGTCGAGCGCCACCCGTGGTCCTTCCAGGCTACCGGCCTGTGGTTCCTGGTGATCCAGCCGCTGCTGGTGACGCCGTTGCTGTGCCTGGCGATGTGGCAGGTGGGTGTGGCCGGGTTCCGCCCGAATCATGGCGACACCTACCGGGTGCAATGGCGCTATTTCGCGCTGGTGGGCGGTATTTCCACGCTGGCGATCTTCCTGTTCGGTTTCTTCACCGACGTGGAGCGCATCAGTTTCCACTGGCCATTGCCGGGCTACTTCGCCCTGCTGGTGGCCGCGCCGGTGGTACTGAGCCGCTGGCCACGGCGTTGGCGCCGCATCACCTGGGGCTTGGCCTCGGTTGGCCTGCTGCTGGCGCTTGGCTATTACGCGATGGCGGGAACATCGTCGCTGCGCGAGGAACTGGCCGGCAACAAGTTCTACCCGCGCAATTTCGCCGGCTGGCGGCCGCTGGCGGTGGCGGTGCGCGAGGAACTGGCGGACATGCCGGCCGACACCCGGGTGCTGGCCGGCAATTTCAAGATCGGCGCGGAGCTCGGCTTCCGGCTGGGCGATGCTTCCATCGAGGTGTTGCCGCATGCGCTGAACGACAAGCACGGGCGCACCGCGCAGTTGGCGCTGTGGGGGCTGGTCAGCGATGGCAAGCGTTCGGCGCCACGGCTGCTGGTGCTCGCGCCGGGTGACCAGCGCTATCGCGACCTGCTCCAGCGCTACCACCAGGTCTGCGATCTGGTCGGGCCGTTGCCGCCGCCACGGGTAGTGGCGCTCGACCACGGCAACCAGCGTTTCCTGTTGTTCCGGCTGCCGGCAGAAAGGCAGCCCGGCCCCTGTGTGACGCCGGCGATGGCATGGATCAACACGCCGTTGCCGCACGCGGTGGTGGGCGGGGTCGTCGAGATGCAGGGCTGGGCCTTCAAGGACGGCGTGGGCCTGAGTGGCATCGAAGTGCTGGTGGATGGCCGGGTGATGGCCACGGCCGACTACGGCGCCGAATACGACGTCTCCGGCTACTGGAAGATATCCACCGATCCGAACCATCCCGAAACCGGCTTCACCGCCCGTTTCGATACCACCGCGTTGGCGCCCGGCAAGCATTGGCTCGGGCTGCGCCTGCATGGTGCGGATGGCAGTGTGGAGGACTGGGAGGAGCAACCGTTCGAGGTTCCGGCGCGTTGA
- a CDS encoding Substrate-binding region of ABC-type glycine betaine transport system, which translates to MNIFPRPRHALGTVMASLALSLVLTTSAFAANGTKVGLCAPNWPGELVKAEVASQILDAAGYQSAVTHASWIICLKAVADGELDIDMALWRPTQNSVLNPMLESNKVKLLTTNVEDALYDLVVPDYVYDAGVHSIADLARHADRFGGKIYGIEAGNDGNTLVLDAISDNQYGLGDFRLVESSEAAMLSQAGDAIKHKRWVVFLGWKPHWMNIIYKLKYLDDPELMWGGASTVNTVVQPDYVTRQPNVARFFRQMTIPSEVQSSWIYDYGYKEEPLEQVAARWIKANRELVGQWLEGVTSADGRRSALDALVAAKRIDATK; encoded by the coding sequence ATGAACATCTTTCCTCGCCCGCGCCACGCGCTCGGCACCGTTATGGCCAGCCTCGCGCTGAGCCTCGTCCTCACCACCAGCGCCTTCGCCGCCAACGGCACCAAGGTCGGCCTGTGTGCACCGAACTGGCCCGGCGAACTGGTGAAAGCCGAAGTCGCCAGCCAGATCCTCGACGCCGCCGGCTACCAGAGCGCGGTCACCCACGCGAGCTGGATCATCTGCCTGAAGGCTGTCGCCGATGGCGAGCTCGACATCGACATGGCGCTGTGGCGGCCGACCCAGAACTCCGTGCTGAACCCGATGCTGGAGTCGAACAAGGTCAAGCTGCTGACCACCAACGTGGAAGACGCGCTGTACGACCTGGTCGTGCCCGACTACGTGTATGACGCCGGCGTGCACTCCATCGCCGACCTGGCCCGGCACGCCGATCGCTTCGGCGGCAAGATCTATGGCATCGAAGCCGGCAACGACGGCAACACGCTGGTCCTGGATGCGATCAGCGACAACCAGTACGGCCTCGGCGACTTCCGGTTGGTCGAATCCAGCGAGGCGGCGATGCTGTCGCAGGCCGGCGATGCCATCAAGCACAAGCGCTGGGTAGTGTTCCTGGGCTGGAAGCCGCACTGGATGAACATCATCTACAAGCTCAAGTACCTCGACGATCCCGAGCTGATGTGGGGCGGCGCCAGCACCGTCAATACCGTCGTGCAGCCCGATTACGTCACCCGGCAACCGAACGTCGCGCGCTTCTTCCGGCAGATGACGATTCCGTCCGAAGTGCAGAGCAGCTGGATCTACGACTACGGCTACAAGGAAGAGCCGCTCGAACAGGTGGCCGCGCGCTGGATCAAGGCCAACCGCGAACTCGTCGGCCAGTGGCTGGAGGGCGTGACCAGCGCCGATGGCAGGCGCAGCGCACTGGATGCGCTGGTGGCAGCCAAGCGCATCGACGCGACAAAGTGA
- a CDS encoding conserved exported hypothetical protein (Evidence 4 : Homologs of previously reported genes of unknown function), translating to MTKPSSCALTVALALALAAPGTVHAADGWSGDLALTSRYVSRGFVQSWDKPAVQGGVQYDRRGFFLGTWASTVSKYFIEDAKVEWDLYAGYAGEAGSLRYTGSLNYYQYPGAEMSATGTRYDYGEVIIGAGTGPVDVSYAVTFTRDYFGYNSATLGTGVDKHSRGSGYLSVDAAFPLGEQFSLGLHAGKQSVRNFNEANWKDAKVSLDTTLAGFGWSLAWTRGWDKHGYYRNYSTGVPDGAGRVHVSDPIKSRVTLTVNRAF from the coding sequence ATGACGAAACCATCCTCGTGCGCATTGACCGTGGCGCTCGCGCTTGCACTGGCGGCGCCGGGTACGGTCCATGCCGCCGACGGCTGGAGTGGCGACCTCGCGCTCACCTCGCGTTACGTCTCACGCGGCTTCGTGCAGAGCTGGGACAAGCCGGCCGTGCAGGGCGGCGTGCAATACGACCGGCGCGGCTTTTTCCTCGGCACCTGGGCCTCGACAGTCAGCAAGTACTTCATCGAGGACGCCAAGGTCGAATGGGACCTTTACGCCGGCTACGCTGGTGAAGCCGGTAGCCTGCGCTACACCGGCAGCCTCAATTACTACCAGTATCCCGGCGCGGAAATGAGCGCGACCGGCACCCGCTACGACTACGGCGAGGTCATCATCGGCGCCGGCACCGGGCCGGTGGACGTGTCCTATGCGGTGACCTTCACCCGCGACTACTTCGGCTACAACAGCGCCACGCTGGGCACCGGCGTCGACAAGCACTCGCGCGGTTCGGGCTACCTGTCGGTGGATGCCGCGTTCCCGCTCGGCGAGCAGTTCTCCCTCGGCCTGCATGCCGGCAAGCAGTCCGTGCGCAACTTCAACGAAGCGAACTGGAAGGACGCGAAAGTCTCGCTCGACACCACGCTGGCCGGCTTCGGCTGGTCGCTGGCCTGGACCCGTGGCTGGGACAAGCACGGCTACTACCGCAACTACAGCACCGGCGTGCCGGATGGCGCCGGCCGCGTGCACGTGTCCGACCCCATCAAGAGCCGGGTGACGCTCACCGTCAACCGCGCGTTCTGA